The proteins below come from a single Argentina anserina chromosome 1, drPotAnse1.1, whole genome shotgun sequence genomic window:
- the LOC126798564 gene encoding LOW QUALITY PROTEIN: uncharacterized protein LOC126798564 (The sequence of the model RefSeq protein was modified relative to this genomic sequence to represent the inferred CDS: inserted 3 bases in 2 codons): protein MAAEVVLQVALLILTLAIFYTIHQLSKKALTKLRTNNRATLQATRHFVLGSQLLTRARSTPNKTQSHSHAKTALTEAEVALSLSPRDPGPHILKALALDLLGXALRLLDAALSPPCVKSLVEKELVKRAELKLALNRRRRVDSAVEDLVEAVGLSEGVRVXGQCYEWKGMRGEAREAFERALSINPESVLARQGLERLRLDQTQAHETGSD, encoded by the exons ATGGCAGCAGAGGTGGTGCTGCAGGTAGCTCTTCTCATCCTGACCCTTGCCATATTCTACACCATCCACCAACTCTCCAAAAAAGCCCTAACCAAGCTCCGAACCAACAACCGAGCCACCCTCCAAGCCACCCGCCACTTCGTCCTCGGATCCCAGCTCCTGACCCGAGCCCGATCCACCCCGAACAAGACCCAGTCCCACTCCCACGCCAAAACCGCCCTAACCGAAGCCGAGGTCGCTCTGTCCCTCTCCCCCCGAGACCCGGGCCCGCACATCCTCAAGGCCCTGGCTCTGGATCTCCTCGG CGCGCTGAGGTTGCTGGACGCGGCGCTGTCGCCGCCGTGCGTGAAGTCACTAGTGGAGAAGGAGCTGGTCAAGAGGGCCGAGCTGAAGCTAGCGCTGAACCGGCGGCGGCGGGTGGACTCGGCGGTGGAGGATTTGGTGGAGGCAGTTGGGCTGAGTGAGGGGGTGAGGG AGGGTCAGTGTTATGAGTGGAAGGGGATGAGGGGGGAAGCAAGGGAAGCGTTCGAGCGGGCCTTATCGATCAACCCAGAGTCAGTTTTGGCCCGTCAAGGATTGGAGCGGTTGCGTCTTGATCAGACTCAGGCCCATGAAACTGGATCTGACTAA